attttatagtAACCACTTCAGGACGGAATTGAGGTTAGAAAACAAAGTAAGGAAATGAAAGAACAGaaaataatccaaaaaagtcaCTCAAGATATTCGAGTCCATTAATAATAGTGCTGGAGAAAAAGATAATTCCGGCGAaaagaaataaactaaataaaattgagcgaagtcacaataaaaatttaagagagCGGAGTATTTTACGACTTTTGATTTAGCGAAAGGATAcctttaaaatttagaaaacaataAGATCAAAGAAAAATAGCCTTTGTTACACCACATGTACTCTATGATTTTATAGCAATGCCTTACGGACTGAAGAACGCGCCTGACGCATTTCAACTGCTAGTTAATTAAAACCTTATTAAGATATttgttcacgcaagtgaagaaagctCTCTgggcgccattcacttgggaatggccagaatcaattattttacatattgatCAAGgagctcacgacttctggtctcagaccaagtatcttctgggtagccctAAAACAcccatttgaaggcgagctaaactGAGAAGGTGAAACATACCTCCCCAGATTTGTGCACAGGGTTTGGAAGGCCAGGTAGATAAAGGCCTGAcatcgcttggaatctccaaaaggcgcgaaacaacaaaaatgaagtACTACTGGAATAGCGGGGtaagtgaagaagaagaagcaactACATAAACGTTACATGTGTCGTCTATTTAGACGACATTCTAATTTCTAGCATGTCACTAAAAAAACGTGAAAATTCACAAATTCCAAGAATAAAAAgacaatttaaaagtaaaaaaaacctaTTAAAAAGTTTTAGGAATTGCTGGTTACTATAAAGAATTTAAAGTTAATCTTAAAGCCCCGACCTAAATTGAAGCCTTTGAAAAGTTCAAAACACTATAAGTATCCATCATTACGTTTTCCAGATTTTGAAAaaccatttatttatattaaccaCACATGTATCTAATTATGCAATTGGTGCAGTATTTTAACAGGAAGGACACACTCTGTGTTATGCGTCAAGACCTTTAAAAGAAAAGCGGAAAAAGTATTCAGCAACATATAACGAATTTCTTGTAATAATTTGGAGAATTAACAATTTTAGgcgaaacaattttaaaattttaactaacaatccacatacatataaaatttctaaattgtgaataccaagatatatCACCTTGACATCAAAGATGATTATTAAAACTTGAGGAATATCAATTTGAAATCGAATAAAAAGTAGCTGCCTTGTTAAGTAGGATAATACGAGTATACTATATAATTTGGATATCATtcgagaaaaaattaatgacacgAATTCcaatagttaaaattttttaatcaataacataggaaaagaagaaaatatagcatcaATACATTCAGCCGAAGAACAGttagacgaaaaaattaaattgttaagtatAAGACACATAACGTTTTAACGAACATTAACTTAACAtcttaaatggaaaaaatatgatttttgttcGTGAAAACGACTCTGATAATATGagtgaaatatttgtaaaatatattggaaaatgtaaaaaagcatataatatatgaaaacgTAAATATTGCAATATAGTACAGAAAAACTTATCGAAATGATTTTGAATGatagttttctaaatttttttaaatatttaacgaGAACCCAAGATATTGAGTCAGAAGTGGAAGCAGTAAAACAGATCTTTTTATATCATGTTTGAGAAAgctcaagaaaaataaaaaaattaaatagattatacaaaatacatacagCTTATACAAGTTGTAATAAATCAGGAAAAGAATTATgaaatatgattaaaaaaaatgtgaaatatagATAGAAACTGCAATTTTCGTCAGCtcctacaaaaataaatgatattaaaTGCGTATGTAAAGAAaggacaacatttttttttttaatcagaaaGATTTTTCCAAAACATAATAAGCCAGGGTGAATCTGAAGCAGAGTTCTTTCGCACAAGTCATAAATGGTTTTCATTGAAACTACAAGTCTTGAAACTGCAAAGTAACTATAGCAAACACAGTTTCCCAAACAGcgttattcttaaaaaataaaaaaaaaattgccaataaaacagTTCTACAAAGAAAATTAAGTCGAAATATCTAGAAAGTGATGttatttttcttgtaaaaattttcgGGTTGAACGAGAATCTAATTTTGGAATTTGCCAAACAACCCTAAAATCTCgacttaaacatttttgatggtttttgttagttttttcataaaataggGATTTCCGTTCTACTAGACAagataagcaaaaaaataacatCACTTCCCAAGAATTTCCAGGAAATCAAATCATAACcggtttatttttaatacaattttttcttaatctTTCAATATTCTGGAGTCGAATATACAGTgaaccaataaagtttacatacacctagttctattaaaatacgacacgtttatttgttttaaaatgaataaattttgtgttttttttttctatccatttcaaaatatgtatatttaacattaaatatagcatatcaaaaaaaattaatgctaaagcttaaaatgtgcctaattcatatcaaaaaagtttacgtacaccaatgattatttatataaatcaaaagtaattacaataaagGTTTTTGgactacattttgttgctattattgtccctagacGTCGGCGCAATGCAATACATTTTTCCCTTGCGACTCTTCATTGATCTTTCTCTACACTTTTCGTGACCTATTCGAACATATTAAACTTTGATTCGTGGGTGAACACATTGTTTTCCCAAAACCAATAacgtttgtttaaatattgtttagcaaCCGTCGACCTCttctttttattaaccttaCTTACAGATGTATGGCTTACGACGTGCGATTCGTCTATGAAAATCAGCATTATTCAACACATTCGCTACTGtttggggatttttttttttgggtacgTTTCAAAATTTGATAAGCAAATGTATctgaatattttaacaaaataatttaaaatttaggtgtgcttaaatcggctgttaatagcagcaaaatcaattttcaacAGGAAATATACATTGTATCGTGTACCTGCCGcgttgttatggaaataaaataaactccataggtcccgcaatcactagacattaatcctattcaaaatatctggaacttttttgaaaaccgtattcgaaaacatcgagttTCTTCAAAATAAGTCCAAAGATCTGGATCatcgacttagtgggtcaaaatttcttatttgtttaaGAGCAttgttttttcattgttttgattCATATTCAAACTAAcaaaccatttttttataaatttaatgtttctttcTAATTATTCCCATTATGGAAGTCAAAAACACATCTATGATGTTCACAGTTAAATGTTATCTAGCATGTTAAATTTCCCAGCTGGCAATATTACCATATTTACCGACGTGGtatctattttgtttttgttttacgtgAAAAACAATTTCACCACTATTCCCACTGTGTTGAGCTTGTTTATTAATTATGGCAAACTGGCATCTCTTATCAGCtgactttatttacatttgaaaatgGAATCTGATGGAAGCAAAattgtaagtaaaattaaaatatgtaataaaagtgtaaatgtaaataaaataatgccaAATATATGTTTTAGACCAAACCAAAACGTGTACGCAAAGCACCGTACAGGAAATGGAGCAATGAGGAGCAACAGAAATTAATTACCTACATGCGAGACAACCGTCCGATTGAAAAGCCGACAGCACAGGTGTATTACAAACAAttttcagaaacacaaaatctGCGGTTGGATTGGTCTTTAGTGAGGCTAAAGGCAAGGCACTTGCGCCAATGCTATACAAAAGCACGAGCTTGGCAGAATTCGACCGGAGCAGGTGCCATGCAAGACGGCGAATCAACAGaaagtaatttgaaaataaattgtttggtataaaattataatctatatatatataaaaatcaatgccactttctttgtaatttcatcactcataaacggctgaaccgattttgttgtatttgttattattaggagaaggttcttatgtcagaaaaaattacgaaagttgccggaaaataccaaaaaacagcccttttctttttcccatacaaacgttttattttgtacatacatatgtatgtatgtaagtaaaaattattgtttgtttgttagtaacgctaacgctcgagaacggcggaaccagtcctcatgaaatcagaagttgttcgctgtggatctggaaagggttagatataaaaaaaaccatatacttttcttaaggaaaagtcgaaaaattggatatttccaaaaaatgacttttcatacaattattttttgttttgtttttcaatattttgatttgtaaattatttgaatcgttcaatttcggtcgcttgcttttttattccggctatttaaaagaataattattgaaaattgttcagtgaaaactttatgtgtgtttcaaacgaagtgatgatataagaaattattttaaagaaaatgccggcacgtccaaaatcaaacataggtcgatgtactcgaaatgctcggggcgtgttgtcacaaagagtatcacaaagtgcagtgcgacgtccacgaaatagatttgcaaaagctcatcatgcaagaaatccagcaagacctacgcgaatacgacgtcgtgttttggaagatatgttccgtgctgcatttgattacgacccttcaatcgactataatgtacatggatatattggaatgatggatgttatatgcccacattgtgaagcggctaaattctcgggtgaaacggctggaatgtgttgcgctaacgggaaagtaaaattgcTGGAATTTAAACCGCCTCCTGAACCAttacaatcattaatttttgagacatcaccagaatcgaaacattttttaaatcatatacaagaatacaattcgtcttttcaaatgacttctttcgacgctacaaaaattataagagatcaatttatgccaacatttaaggtgattgcatggaatatttgatggttttttcaatgaacagggaaaaatttatttctataacaTTGTATACATATTACAGATCCAAGGTAAAATTTATCACCTAGCGGGTTCATTGTTACCGCTCCCCGACGCTAaccatcaatttttacaaatatacatatttcatcttatatataaaaatgaatcgcaaaatgtgttggtaagcgcataactcaaaaacgcctgcaccaattttgccaattctttttttaaaatgttcgttgaggctcaaggatggtttttacggaaatttcgaataattggCGGGAAATTCCTAAAAAGAAcccttttatttttcccatacaagaatgctgttagtaacgccAATGCTCGAGAagggctgaaccaatcttgatgaaattttcagaggttgttcgctgtggattgaggaaagtttagaaataaaaaaccgtatgcctttcgtgaggaaaaatcggaaattggacaattcaaaaaaaaaaagaactttttgtcatacaaatttttttttttcaacttttttccttttgtttttctattattttaattgttcaaatttgtcatttgctttctttatttcggctcttcaaaaaaaaattttggaaattattcagtgaaagcattatgtgtgtttcacacaaagtgattaATTACAGATTGAACTTTGTTACGATGCCCCATCCcatgatgcgatgacatacgtgcggtcACTCAGCAAGCAATCGTCACGATCGTCGTGCTGtgacgacttttcaaacaacagctgtgatgtctgatggactttatcttaaagcaacgtatggTATAAATGATGTACTCTGTGGAGgtgcaaaaaaaaaggtttgtcgcacacattcttttttggatggtggattggtggcggtggttacaccagataaaattgatgaaatcatttctgcggaaattcctgatccagagaaagACACAGACCTTGCGGACACTAGAATcctttttcggtttgtatgtcagcattcaatttagaagagtgaatatcgaagttgacgacACATGGATCTTACTATATTCCccactattttttaattcacattcaaaactcatatcaatgttgag
Above is a genomic segment from Bactrocera neohumeralis isolate Rockhampton unplaced genomic scaffold, APGP_CSIRO_Bneo_wtdbg2-racon-allhic-juicebox.fasta_v2 cluster09, whole genome shotgun sequence containing:
- the LOC126764247 gene encoding uncharacterized protein LOC126764247; translation: MESDGSKITKPKRVRKAPYRKWSNEEQQKLITYMRDNRPIEKPTAQVYYKQFSETQNLRLDWSLVRLKARHLRQCYTKARAWQNSTGAGAMQDGESTESNLKINCLV